One genomic window of Dehalococcoidales bacterium includes the following:
- a CDS encoding TRAP transporter substrate-binding protein — MGTDVRSGLRTAILLSEVEPVKKNTLVILVSLVVALCVLPGCQSEEQPLETIELTYSNFFPPTHLHSILAEEWIKEVESRTDGKVKITYYPGGSLVSAPQTYDGVVQGIADIAMSVFAYTPGRFPACELVDLPHAYPNGWVATRVANDFYQEFKPAELDDTHPLYFHAHGPGVIFTTEKAVRTMEDLKGLVIRSTGIGASIVEALGAEGYGASQGEAYEMLSKNVVNGSFTPREVLKGWKQADVVKYVTGCYDVGNTTMMFVVMNKDKWDSLPVDVQKVFSDVSEEWILKHGQVWDYYDKAGIDYFLSLGGDREVIELPEAEMARWVEVAVDPLIEQYIADKTEAGLSAAEYQAYILERVAYWGSRTPTAEQSAQWVEDELVPLLPQD; from the coding sequence ATGGGGACTGATGTCCGGTCAGGTCTAAGAACTGCGATTCTATTGTCGGAGGTTGAACCGGTGAAGAAAAATACCCTGGTAATTCTGGTATCCCTGGTAGTGGCTCTATGTGTGTTACCGGGCTGCCAGAGCGAAGAACAGCCACTTGAGACGATTGAGCTAACCTACAGTAACTTTTTCCCACCCACCCACCTGCACTCCATACTGGCGGAGGAGTGGATAAAAGAGGTCGAGAGCAGGACTGACGGAAAGGTCAAGATAACCTACTACCCCGGCGGTTCGCTGGTATCTGCACCGCAGACCTATGACGGCGTGGTCCAGGGCATTGCCGATATCGCCATGTCCGTCTTCGCCTACACGCCCGGGCGCTTCCCAGCCTGCGAATTGGTTGACCTGCCACATGCCTACCCTAATGGGTGGGTGGCTACCAGGGTCGCCAACGACTTCTACCAGGAGTTCAAGCCTGCCGAGCTCGATGATACCCACCCCCTCTACTTCCACGCGCATGGTCCCGGAGTCATCTTCACCACCGAGAAAGCCGTACGCACCATGGAAGACCTCAAGGGCCTGGTAATAAGGTCCACCGGTATTGGTGCCAGTATTGTAGAGGCCCTCGGAGCGGAGGGCTACGGCGCCTCCCAGGGGGAGGCTTATGAGATGCTCTCCAAGAACGTCGTCAACGGTAGTTTCACACCTCGGGAGGTTCTCAAGGGGTGGAAACAGGCCGATGTAGTGAAATACGTGACCGGCTGCTACGATGTCGGCAACACGACCATGATGTTCGTGGTTATGAACAAGGACAAGTGGGATTCCCTGCCGGTCGACGTTCAGAAGGTTTTCAGCGATGTCAGTGAAGAATGGATTTTGAAGCACGGCCAGGTCTGGGACTACTACGATAAGGCCGGCATTGACTACTTCCTGAGCCTCGGTGGTGACCGGGAGGTTATCGAGCTTCCTGAAGCAGAAATGGCCCGCTGGGTAGAGGTGGCAGTAGACCCACTGATTGAGCAGTATATAGCTGATAAGACAGAAGCGGGATTAAGCGCGGCCGAGTATCAGGCCTACATACTGGAGCGAGTTGCCTACTGGGGCAGCCGGACACCGACAGCTGAACAGAGTGCCCAGTGGGTTGAGGATGAGCTGGTACCACTCCTTCCGCAAGACTAG
- a CDS encoding glycerol-3-phosphate acyltransferase, with protein sequence MEGVLIALALVIAYLFGSIPSAYLIGRLRKGTDIREIGTRNMGAMNVFYNVGFWWGALVLAIDMGKGAAAVAVAGAFGVPEIVQFLAGGAAVLGHSFPVFLRFSGGKGGATCIGILFFVMPWGIPIYLGIFGLTLLLTRYPTFSYSLPLLCFPFVGWLKYDRWELIVFSVVLLLIPLIRYIPRLKEMRGKAENWGHVFRRKSLEDRF encoded by the coding sequence GTGGAAGGTGTCCTCATTGCTCTGGCGCTGGTGATTGCCTATCTGTTCGGCTCCATTCCCTCGGCATACCTTATCGGTCGGCTGAGGAAAGGAACGGATATTCGTGAGATAGGTACCCGGAACATGGGTGCGATGAATGTCTTCTATAACGTTGGCTTCTGGTGGGGTGCCCTTGTCCTGGCGATTGATATGGGGAAAGGGGCTGCCGCAGTCGCGGTGGCTGGCGCCTTTGGCGTGCCGGAGATAGTGCAGTTCCTCGCCGGTGGAGCCGCTGTTCTAGGCCACAGTTTCCCGGTCTTTCTGCGCTTTAGTGGTGGTAAGGGAGGCGCAACCTGTATTGGTATCCTGTTCTTCGTAATGCCGTGGGGCATACCAATTTACCTTGGTATCTTCGGGCTGACTCTGCTGCTAACACGCTATCCCACTTTTAGCTATAGTCTGCCACTGCTCTGTTTCCCGTTTGTCGGCTGGTTGAAATATGACAGGTGGGAGCTAATCGTTTTCTCCGTGGTGCTGTTGCTGATACCGCTTATCAGGTATATCCCACGGTTGAAGGAGATGCGGGGCAAGGCGGAAAACTGGGGTCACGTATTTCGCCGTAAAAGCCTGGAGGACAGGTTCTAA
- a CDS encoding carboxymuconolactone decarboxylase family protein has protein sequence MRFKKRTYGSIREFFADLCFLIRHRKRLRELKSKELISPAFQERLMLAVTAVDGCRYCSYFHTRQALKSGVTQEEIGQLLSGDTDVCPKEEGLAVIYAQHWAESNANPGPEAVLKLQETYGVEKAEAVDLVLRMVRLGNLAGNSFDYLLYRMSLGKWQR, from the coding sequence ATGAGATTCAAGAAAAGAACATATGGCAGCATCAGGGAATTCTTCGCTGATCTGTGCTTTCTTATCAGGCACAGGAAACGACTGAGGGAATTAAAGAGTAAGGAACTGATATCACCAGCTTTCCAGGAAAGGCTCATGCTCGCTGTAACGGCAGTAGACGGCTGTCGCTATTGTTCCTACTTTCATACCAGGCAGGCTTTGAAAAGCGGGGTTACCCAGGAAGAAATCGGCCAGCTATTATCGGGAGATACTGACGTCTGTCCCAAGGAAGAGGGCTTGGCCGTCATCTATGCACAGCACTGGGCTGAATCCAATGCTAATCCTGGCCCCGAGGCCGTTCTGAAGCTGCAGGAGACATATGGTGTTGAAAAGGCGGAAGCCGTTGACCTGGTGCTCCGGATGGTTCGGCTGGGCAACCTAGCGGGGAACTCCTTTGACTACCTGCTGTATCGGATGTCCCTTGGCAAGTGGCAAAGATAG
- a CDS encoding TRAP transporter large permease: protein MNPVIAGIIGVVALVAIMLVGMPVGFAMAFVGLVGYALLVSPDVGLSRLALDFFEQFSSYSLTVIPMFMLMGSLAYTTGMSRRLYDASHKLFGQVRGGLVMATIAGCAGFAAICGSTTATAAAMGRVSLPEMKRYGCDDSLATGSVAAAGSLGILIPPSTIFIVYGILTEQSIGKLFMAGVFPGLLLAVLFITVVFLLCWRNPSLAPAGKPTTWREKIAGLGSTTEMLILFALVMGGLFLGWFDPTKAGAVGAAGALLIGLSRRQITWEGFRFAVTDALKVTCQVIVIITGAVLFGHFIAVTRIPFMLAEWVGGLPLPTTAIMAIIILMYLLGGFFMDALALITLTIPIIYPLVMTLGFDPIWFGVIIVLVTEMGVITPPVGINVYVIKGIAKDVPLETIFKGIFPFLGALIIAVAILIAWPKIATFLPGLAGP, encoded by the coding sequence GTGAATCCCGTCATAGCAGGCATTATCGGCGTTGTCGCCCTGGTTGCCATCATGCTCGTCGGGATGCCGGTCGGATTCGCCATGGCATTCGTCGGGCTGGTCGGCTATGCCTTACTGGTATCGCCGGACGTTGGATTGAGCCGCCTTGCACTGGACTTCTTCGAGCAGTTCTCGTCCTATTCGCTTACCGTCATCCCGATGTTTATGCTAATGGGCTCCCTGGCCTATACCACAGGTATGAGTCGCAGACTCTATGACGCCAGTCACAAGCTCTTTGGCCAGGTGCGTGGTGGTCTTGTCATGGCAACCATTGCCGGCTGCGCCGGCTTCGCCGCCATTTGTGGGTCAACCACGGCAACCGCGGCAGCCATGGGCCGTGTCTCCCTGCCGGAGATGAAGCGCTACGGCTGTGATGACTCACTGGCGACGGGTAGTGTTGCCGCAGCCGGTAGCCTCGGTATCCTCATTCCGCCAAGCACCATATTCATCGTCTACGGGATACTTACGGAGCAGTCCATCGGGAAGCTCTTTATGGCGGGGGTCTTCCCGGGTCTGTTGCTGGCGGTGCTCTTTATAACCGTAGTTTTTCTGTTATGCTGGCGTAACCCTTCGCTGGCACCGGCCGGAAAACCGACCACGTGGCGGGAGAAGATTGCCGGACTTGGCAGCACCACCGAGATGCTCATCCTCTTTGCTCTGGTAATGGGCGGGCTCTTCCTGGGATGGTTTGACCCGACCAAGGCAGGAGCAGTCGGTGCTGCCGGTGCGCTGCTCATCGGACTATCTCGGCGTCAGATCACCTGGGAGGGATTCCGCTTTGCCGTTACAGATGCGCTGAAGGTCACCTGTCAGGTTATTGTTATCATCACCGGGGCTGTCCTCTTCGGACACTTCATTGCCGTGACCAGAATCCCCTTCATGCTGGCCGAGTGGGTGGGCGGGCTGCCGTTACCAACAACGGCCATCATGGCCATAATAATCCTCATGTACCTGCTGGGTGGCTTTTTCATGGATGCCCTCGCCCTGATTACCCTCACCATACCTATTATCTACCCGCTGGTGATGACTCTGGGGTTTGACCCCATCTGGTTTGGTGTGATAATTGTACTGGTAACGGAGATGGGCGTAATCACACCACCAGTGGGTATAAACGTCTATGTCATCAAGGGGATTGCCAAGGACGTGCCCCTGGAGACCATCTTCAAGGGGATATTCCCCTTCCTCGGCGCTCTTATTATTGCCGTAGCAATACTGATAGCCTGGCCCAAAATAGCCACATTCCTGCCCGGCCTGGCAGGTCCATAG
- a CDS encoding thiolase family protein produces MNLKDRYAIVGVGYTPQGRVPNRTALSFHVEAVSNAIKDAGLGKDDIDGLICYRHFPSLGGEPDVTPYLVAQQLGLAPNVMSQEANCARSQLLNALGWLEAGLCNYAVISYAHNPLSGGRFFGQRIEDHNKAVFGQFGATSGYAMAARRAMHTFKTGPETWKHIAAGQRKWANLNPMAMMHDRTMTFEDYYSSRWVVEPLRLFDNCLVTDGGRACVITSVERARDLRHPVVAIMGIGQHNPSCEIEQATNMAGPTGAKISGMTALSMAGITVDDIDACEIYDCFTYTVEITLQDYGFFGPGEGEDWFKNGTIEPGGSMPVNTSGGQLSEAYFMGLTQLTEATMQLMGRCGERQLGPRTDTRTPEILLCSDNGGILQTHATAILRRL; encoded by the coding sequence GTGAATCTGAAGGACAGGTACGCCATTGTTGGCGTGGGCTATACCCCGCAGGGACGCGTGCCCAACAGGACAGCCTTGAGCTTTCATGTAGAAGCAGTCAGCAATGCCATCAAAGACGCCGGATTGGGTAAGGACGACATCGATGGTCTGATATGCTATCGTCACTTCCCTTCTCTTGGCGGCGAACCTGATGTAACACCCTACCTGGTGGCACAGCAACTCGGACTGGCCCCTAACGTAATGAGCCAGGAAGCCAATTGTGCCCGGAGCCAGCTTCTCAATGCCCTGGGCTGGCTTGAAGCAGGACTGTGCAACTATGCAGTCATCTCATATGCCCACAACCCACTCTCGGGAGGGCGTTTCTTCGGACAGCGGATAGAGGACCACAATAAGGCGGTCTTCGGACAGTTCGGGGCAACATCCGGCTATGCCATGGCTGCACGAAGAGCCATGCACACCTTCAAGACCGGTCCGGAAACATGGAAGCATATTGCCGCAGGTCAGAGGAAGTGGGCCAATCTCAACCCGATGGCCATGATGCATGACCGCACGATGACCTTTGAGGACTACTACAGCTCCAGGTGGGTGGTGGAGCCGCTGAGACTCTTCGATAACTGCCTGGTTACTGACGGCGGTCGTGCCTGTGTGATAACCTCTGTTGAGCGGGCTCGTGACTTGAGACATCCGGTGGTCGCCATTATGGGAATAGGGCAGCACAACCCGTCCTGTGAGATTGAGCAGGCAACCAATATGGCTGGCCCTACCGGTGCGAAGATATCGGGGATGACAGCACTGTCAATGGCCGGGATTACAGTGGATGATATCGATGCCTGCGAGATATACGACTGTTTCACCTACACGGTAGAGATTACACTACAGGACTACGGTTTCTTCGGACCCGGGGAGGGTGAGGATTGGTTCAAAAACGGCACTATCGAGCCGGGCGGCAGCATGCCGGTCAATACGTCCGGCGGTCAACTCTCGGAGGCTTACTTCATGGGCCTGACGCAGCTCACGGAAGCGACCATGCAGTTGATGGGCAGGTGTGGGGAGAGACAGTTGGGGCCCAGGACCGACACCAGGACGCCTGAAATTTTGCTATGCAGTGATAACGGTGGCATACTCCAGACCCACGCGACCGCCATCCTAAGGAGGTTGTAG
- a CDS encoding MaoC family dehydratase N-terminal domain-containing protein: protein MTEDSVITDEMKAAIGVESEPSVYEIEKEPIRRWAESIGDPNPLYRDEEYARSKGYRSIIAPPGFMAQYAFPVKAGGGRRSFQSPFTRMLNGGNDYEFFKTIQAGDTISATGKLAEIRERTGGMGKMLIIINETTFKNQGGEIVAKARSTGISY from the coding sequence ATGACAGAAGACTCGGTAATTACGGATGAGATGAAGGCCGCTATCGGCGTGGAATCGGAACCCTCCGTATACGAGATTGAGAAGGAACCGATAAGACGGTGGGCGGAATCAATCGGTGACCCCAATCCACTCTACCGTGATGAAGAATACGCCAGGAGCAAGGGGTACCGCAGTATCATTGCACCACCGGGCTTTATGGCCCAGTACGCCTTCCCCGTCAAGGCTGGCGGCGGACGGCGTAGTTTCCAGAGCCCGTTTACGCGTATGCTTAACGGCGGTAATGATTACGAGTTCTTCAAGACGATACAGGCAGGCGATACCATATCCGCTACTGGCAAGCTCGCCGAAATCCGCGAGAGAACAGGCGGCATGGGCAAGATGCTAATCATCATCAATGAGACCACCTTTAAGAACCAGGGCGGAGAGATAGTCGCCAAGGCACGCAGCACTGGCATCAGCTACTAA
- a CDS encoding Zn-ribbon domain-containing OB-fold protein translates to MTYQKPLPQPNADDRFFWDGCREHRLLFQKCLNCGLVRWPPSILCPNCHSHDTELVQATGKGTVYTYAIYHQAYHPGFEGEVPYVTAVIGLEEGPHFLSNLVGCEPHEIECDMPVEVVWEDITGEFSLPRFRPRS, encoded by the coding sequence ATGACCTATCAGAAACCGTTACCTCAGCCGAATGCCGATGACAGGTTCTTCTGGGATGGTTGCCGGGAGCACAGGCTGCTGTTTCAGAAGTGTCTCAATTGTGGTCTGGTTCGCTGGCCGCCTTCAATACTCTGCCCCAACTGCCACTCTCATGATACTGAGTTGGTACAAGCCACCGGGAAGGGCACGGTGTACACCTATGCTATCTACCACCAGGCGTATCATCCAGGATTTGAGGGCGAGGTGCCCTATGTAACCGCAGTGATTGGACTTGAGGAAGGGCCTCATTTCCTCAGCAACCTTGTTGGCTGCGAACCCCACGAGATTGAGTGCGATATGCCCGTGGAAGTAGTCTGGGAAGACATCACCGGGGAATTCAGTCTTCCCAGGTTCAGGCCGAGGTCATAG
- a CDS encoding GYD domain-containing protein has product MSVYLMLTTLTDAGRKAIQEDPEALQGINKEMELMGVKIIDQYALLGQYDFVNIVEAPSNEAIAKLAIRLSARGMYQTLTLAAITIADLIETLKERETPW; this is encoded by the coding sequence ATGTCCGTCTACCTTATGCTCACCACGCTAACTGACGCCGGCAGGAAGGCCATCCAGGAAGACCCCGAAGCCCTCCAGGGAATCAACAAAGAGATGGAGCTCATGGGGGTAAAAATCATTGACCAGTACGCCCTTCTGGGGCAGTACGACTTCGTCAATATCGTGGAGGCCCCCAGCAATGAGGCGATCGCCAAGCTGGCAATACGGCTCAGTGCCCGCGGGATGTACCAGACACTGACACTGGCGGCGATAACTATCGCTGATCTCATCGAGACCCTTAAGGAACGTGAAACACCCTGGTAA
- a CDS encoding MaoC/PaaZ C-terminal domain-containing protein, whose amino-acid sequence MAEQLYFEDVQEGTEVTPLAKNATTQQLVRWAGASGDFYQIHYDKDFALGNNLPGLIIHGALKSAWLGQLVGDWAGNEGIIKSYGCSYRGMDIPNDALTCKGVVTKKHVEGNEHIVECDIWLENSKGEKTTPGTAVVVLPSKS is encoded by the coding sequence ATGGCTGAACAGCTTTACTTTGAAGACGTACAGGAAGGAACAGAGGTAACCCCACTGGCGAAGAACGCCACCACCCAGCAGCTGGTACGCTGGGCCGGGGCCTCCGGAGACTTCTATCAGATACACTACGACAAGGACTTCGCCCTGGGCAATAACCTGCCCGGATTAATCATTCACGGAGCCTTGAAGAGCGCCTGGCTGGGCCAGCTCGTCGGAGATTGGGCCGGTAATGAGGGTATAATAAAGAGCTACGGCTGCAGCTACCGCGGCATGGACATCCCCAATGACGCTCTCACCTGCAAAGGTGTGGTGACCAAGAAGCATGTTGAGGGTAACGAGCATATCGTGGAGTGTGATATCTGGCTGGAGAACTCCAAGGGTGAAAAGACTACACCCGGCACCGCCGTGGTCGTTCTCCCCTCGAAGAGCTAG
- a CDS encoding AMP-binding protein, whose protein sequence is MTIVDMLERNAGEYPDETALIELKPSQGIRRQVTWKEFNDRANRIACVLTERGIDKGDRVIHLMMNSVAWLEAYFGIIRTGAWAVPLNFRFSAKDIRYCVDISEARAMVLGEEFIDRIAEIRTHLSTIRDYLFVGQDLPDGMEDLEALIAEASSQSLDVPLGDDDTCGLYFTSGTTGDPKPIVLTHRNMEFAAITEQRHHYQRHEDNFVLIPPLYHTGAKMHWFGSLLVGGRATILTEVNPQSIFEAVDSERGTIVWLLVPWAQDILGALDRGELRIEDYDLSCWRLMHIGAQPVPPSLVRRWKEYFPAMQYDTNYGLSEATGPGCVHLGIENEHKVGAIGKAGEGWQVRIVGEQGNDVAPGENGELLVRGDGVMKEYHKNPARTAETLRNGWLYTGDIARMDDDGFIYLTDRKKDVVITGGENIYPVEVEDIIQSHPGVYDVAVIGIPDERLGEIAVAVIDPNPGETLTADDVLAFCEEHLPRYKRPRRFFFDKVPRNPTGKIEKPALRKKYGGG, encoded by the coding sequence ATGACCATAGTTGATATGCTCGAAAGGAATGCCGGGGAGTACCCGGATGAGACTGCCCTCATCGAGCTGAAGCCCAGCCAGGGGATAAGACGTCAGGTTACCTGGAAGGAATTCAATGATAGAGCGAACCGGATAGCGTGTGTGCTCACCGAGAGAGGTATCGACAAGGGTGACCGCGTCATTCACCTGATGATGAACTCGGTAGCCTGGCTGGAAGCCTATTTCGGTATCATCCGCACCGGTGCCTGGGCGGTCCCGCTCAACTTCCGGTTCAGTGCGAAGGACATCCGGTATTGCGTTGATATCTCCGAGGCGAGGGCAATGGTCCTCGGAGAGGAGTTTATCGACAGGATAGCCGAAATCCGCACGCATCTGTCCACCATCAGGGACTACCTGTTTGTCGGGCAGGACCTGCCCGATGGCATGGAAGACCTCGAGGCCCTTATTGCCGAGGCGTCTTCCCAATCATTGGACGTGCCGCTGGGAGATGACGACACCTGCGGTCTGTACTTCACCTCCGGGACCACCGGTGACCCGAAGCCAATTGTGCTCACTCACCGCAACATGGAGTTCGCCGCAATAACCGAGCAGCGCCACCATTATCAACGGCACGAAGATAACTTCGTTCTCATCCCACCGCTATACCACACCGGCGCTAAGATGCACTGGTTCGGTAGCCTGCTCGTCGGGGGCAGGGCTACCATATTAACCGAGGTTAACCCGCAGAGCATCTTTGAGGCCGTGGACAGCGAGAGAGGGACAATCGTCTGGCTGCTGGTACCGTGGGCGCAGGATATCCTCGGTGCACTGGACCGTGGAGAACTCAGGATTGAGGACTACGACCTGAGTTGCTGGCGGCTGATGCACATCGGAGCCCAACCAGTGCCTCCCAGTCTGGTGCGACGCTGGAAAGAGTATTTCCCGGCAATGCAGTACGATACCAACTACGGTCTGAGTGAAGCGACCGGACCGGGGTGCGTCCATCTCGGAATAGAGAACGAGCACAAGGTAGGTGCAATCGGTAAGGCTGGAGAAGGCTGGCAGGTACGAATAGTCGGTGAACAGGGCAACGATGTTGCCCCCGGAGAGAACGGAGAGCTGCTCGTCAGGGGCGATGGTGTGATGAAGGAGTACCACAAGAATCCGGCCAGGACAGCCGAGACCCTGAGAAACGGCTGGCTATACACCGGCGATATCGCTAGGATGGACGATGACGGTTTCATCTACCTGACCGACCGGAAGAAGGACGTGGTGATTACTGGCGGTGAGAATATCTATCCGGTAGAAGTTGAGGACATCATCCAGAGTCATCCCGGGGTCTACGACGTTGCCGTAATCGGTATCCCTGACGAAAGACTGGGAGAGATAGCCGTAGCCGTAATCGACCCAAACCCCGGTGAGACCCTCACCGCAGACGATGTTCTGGCCTTCTGCGAAGAGCATTTGCCCCGCTATAAACGGCCACGCCGATTCTTTTTCGATAAAGTACCGCGTAACCCGACCGGTAAGATAGAAAAACCCGCCCTGAGGAAAAAGTACGGCGGGGGATGA
- a CDS encoding zinc-ribbon domain containing protein, whose product MAYEDRTITCYDCGATFTFSAEEQEFFASKGYENDPKRCPSCREARKANRQSTGGYGFRSQRQMFPAVCAQCGKDTEVPFQPREGRPVYCSDCYSKMSLNRR is encoded by the coding sequence ATGGCCTACGAAGACAGGACCATAACATGCTACGATTGTGGCGCCACTTTCACGTTCAGCGCTGAGGAACAGGAGTTCTTTGCTTCCAAGGGATACGAGAACGACCCCAAGCGCTGTCCCTCCTGTCGTGAGGCAAGGAAAGCGAACCGCCAGAGTACTGGTGGTTACGGTTTCAGGAGCCAGCGACAGATGTTCCCCGCGGTGTGTGCCCAGTGTGGCAAAGACACCGAAGTACCGTTCCAGCCCCGTGAAGGCAGACCGGTATATTGTAGCGATTGCTACAGCAAGATGAGCCTGAACAGGCGATAG
- a CDS encoding DUF1847 domain-containing protein: MTEKVECARCDKVVCGSEHSQEGPSNCPTRTKSEVINRALQEYDKPEIREFARQASIQESECYMNLPEGLTTRYPRVEETAQFARKMGYKKLGIAFCDGLRGEAETLNTILERRGFDVVSVCCKAGGIPKERIGIKDEEKIISKFRGPGNWESMCSPISQAEILNDEGTEFNVLVGLCVGHDSLFFKYSQAPVTVLVAKDRVFGHNPVAGLYLSPSVYYRKLRRKETV, from the coding sequence ATGACTGAGAAGGTCGAGTGTGCCAGGTGTGACAAAGTAGTGTGTGGCAGCGAGCATTCTCAAGAAGGACCATCAAACTGCCCGACCAGGACAAAGTCAGAGGTTATCAATCGAGCATTGCAGGAATACGACAAGCCGGAGATAAGGGAGTTTGCCCGGCAGGCGTCGATTCAAGAGTCTGAGTGCTACATGAACCTCCCCGAGGGCCTTACTACCCGTTACCCGAGGGTAGAGGAGACAGCGCAGTTCGCCAGGAAGATGGGCTACAAGAAGCTTGGTATTGCCTTCTGCGACGGCCTGAGGGGTGAGGCCGAAACACTAAACACAATCCTGGAGAGGAGAGGCTTCGATGTTGTGTCCGTTTGCTGCAAGGCAGGCGGCATACCCAAAGAGAGGATAGGCATCAAGGACGAGGAAAAGATAATAAGCAAGTTTAGAGGCCCAGGTAATTGGGAATCGATGTGTAGCCCCATATCCCAGGCTGAAATATTAAACGACGAGGGCACGGAGTTCAACGTGCTGGTGGGACTTTGTGTAGGGCATGATTCGCTGTTCTTCAAGTACTCCCAGGCCCCGGTGACCGTGCTGGTGGCCAAGGACAGGGTCTTCGGTCATAACCCGGTGGCAGGTCTGTATCTCTCCCCTTCGGTCTACTATCGCAAGCTACGGCGCAAGGAGACCGTTTAA
- a CDS encoding TRAP transporter small permease encodes MSRIVERLERFADKSSRWVTVIAGIALVGMLAITIADIVGIKLFSQPVPGAIEIVGYLGVLVTAFALSYTLLERGHVQVEFFTTRMPPRVQSAVSAFVSLLGLGLFALLAWRSFEYARIVQTTGQVSMTQRIPFHPFIYAIAFCCIPVCLVMLSQLLRAILQVVKK; translated from the coding sequence ATGTCACGGATAGTTGAGCGCCTTGAGAGGTTTGCCGATAAATCATCACGCTGGGTGACCGTGATTGCCGGTATCGCCCTCGTGGGCATGCTGGCAATCACCATTGCCGATATCGTCGGCATCAAGCTCTTCAGCCAGCCGGTACCCGGAGCAATTGAGATAGTCGGCTACCTCGGGGTACTGGTAACGGCCTTTGCCCTCAGCTATACACTGTTAGAGCGCGGCCATGTCCAGGTAGAGTTCTTCACGACTCGAATGCCGCCACGGGTACAGTCGGCTGTTTCTGCCTTCGTATCTCTACTCGGCCTCGGTCTGTTCGCGCTACTCGCCTGGCGGAGCTTTGAATATGCCCGCATTGTCCAGACTACCGGCCAGGTCTCGATGACCCAGCGAATCCCGTTCCACCCCTTCATTTACGCCATAGCCTTCTGCTGTATCCCTGTCTGCCTGGTGATGCTGAGCCAGTTGCTGCGGGCAATTCTACAAGTGGTGAAGAAGTGA